The genomic region TAATAAAAAGCAATCTTGTGTCGAATGTTCTACTCAGACATCATGATCGAATCGGGTCGATGGCATAGCCCGTGAGATGCAAACGGATACTCAATCTCAGACATACCACACCACCTCTGGTGGTCTGACGCAGTACTCACAAACCACAACCGAGCCTCCGATAGTCTCAGCCAGGGTTCCGTTGGAGACGCACGGTTGGCGTGTTGTCCCGCGGAGAATCCTCGCTATTCAGAACGAGGAGGATATCAATCAGTATAACCTGTTGTTGAGGGTTTCGATGGGTTGATAATCAAGACAGCAAAGTACAAATATATGAATATTGATGACATCCGAACTACCATCATCGGGTTCGGTAGCGTCATCATCATCTTCGCTGCGCTATTCGCTTTTGCCGGCGTTGAAGAGCTCATCGCAACAGTGCGCACGGCTAACCCACAATATGTTGCACTAGTCATTGGGGCGACGCTTACCTGGCTCTTTGCATGGAGTGTGTCACTCCATACAGTACTTCAAACGCTTGACGTGCATCTCTCGTATGCTGCGTCGTTTTTAGTATTTGCTGGTGCGATGTTCTCCAATAATGTCACCCCATTCGGACAAGCCGGCGGTGAGCCCATCACCGCATATCTAATTTCACGGACTGCCGATGCCGAGTACGAGACGAGTCTTGCAGCAATCGCAAGCGTCGATACATTGAATCTAATTCCCTCAATCACAATTGCATTAATTGGTGTGGGATACTTTACAACAGAAGTTGCACTTGGCTCACGCTCAAACATACTTCTTGGGAGTATTGTGGTCATTACTCTTGCCACCACCATTTTGATATTTGCATACGCTGCGTGGCGATATCGATATGAAATTGAACATCGTGTTGTGCATGCACTTGCACCAATGATTCATTGGGTTGCGGATATTGTTCCTCGCCTGCCGGATATTGCTGAAGCAGAGATTGAAACTCGTATTGAGGGATTCTTTCGAGCAATCGAACGTGTTGCTGCAAACCCCCGACAACTCGCTGTTGCTCTAGGTGCATCAACGATTGGATGGATCTGTCAGATGACTGCACTATGGCTTGCATTCCGTGCTATTGGAATCGAACTTCGAACGACATTTATTTTGATTATCGTCCCAATTGCTACTATTGCTGGGGTGACGCCATTACCCGGCGGTGCCGGTGGGATTGAGACAGTGCTTGTCTTTTTGCTATTAGCTGCTCCACTTCCACACGTAACTGAGGCGATTGCAGTCACAGCGGTAGTCATTTTCCGCGGTGCCATCTATTGGGTTCCCGTTATCCTTGGTGGTGGTGTAGTCGCTTGGATTAGCAGTGGTGCTAATATCGGCAGCCCTAATTGAAACTCACTAATAACATAGGTTAATCTATCTCAACTTGAGGTCCTGATTGATCGAGAGGCGATTCACTCTGCGCTCACAGGGTTCTGTCATCGTGCGCATCGTAATCTCACCGGATTACTTTACTGATTAACCGCCGGTCTTGAGCCATGAAGCGGTGATACGATGGCTTTAAACGATATCGGCAGGTATCGATGCATATGGTTAGTGTATATGATGTGCCGGCGGATGCCCTTATCGAGGATGTCGCCGACCGACTTGCCGATCGGATTGAAGAGCCCGAGTGGATGGCGTATGCAAAGTCTGGACAGAGCCGTGAACTCCCACCTCAACAGGATGACTTCTGGTATGTCCGTGCTGCTTCATTATTGCGCAAAGTCGCAAAGAATGGTCCGATTGGTATTGATCATCTTGCAGCTGAATACGGTGGTCGTAAGCGTGGGTCAAATCGATATCGAGTTGCCAGTGATCACTCGACAACAGGCAGTAAAAACATCATTCGGACTGCGCTTCAACAACTTGAGGACGAAGGACTCGTTTCAACCGCAAAAGGGCAAGGTCGGCGTATCTCACCAGAGGGTCAGCAATTTCTTGATAACGCTGCTTCTGATGTACTTGAAGAGTTGGACCGTCCCGAGCTTGAGCGCTACGCATAGACAGTTTTATGAAAACCATAATTTCGACCGATCGCGCATCACTCAGACCCCGTAATCGTTTTTAACAATCAGAGGGAATTATATATCGATGAGTGAAACTCCTGATGATTTAGATGAGCTTCGACAGCAGCGGATGGAGGAACTCCGCGATCAAGCAGACGGTCAACAGAGCCAGACATCTGATAATACTGCTGCCGCGCAGGAGGCCGCTCGTGAGAAGGCTGAAGCGCAGCAGGAGGCTCTGTTGAAACAGCACTTGACTGATGGCGCTCGACAGCGATTGAATGCAATCGAAATGTCGAAGCCCGATTTTGCAGAGAAGGTAAAAAAGCAACTTGTCACTCTTGCACAGAGCGGTCGGATTCAGGACCGTATCGACGAGGATCAAATGCGTGAGTTGCTTCAAGAGTTGAAACCTGACTCAAAGAGCTATAACATTCGTCGTCGATAATGTAGTTGTGGATCTTGCAGTTCTTTACAGCGGTGGCAAAGACTCCTCACTTGCAGCATTACTTCTTGAGAAATTCTACGATATCCATCTTATCACTGGTTCCTTTGGAATAACAGACGACTGGCAACATGCTGCTGTAGCGGCTGACCAACTTGGATACTCATTTGAAACAATTGAGCTTGACCAAGATGTCGCTGAAGCAGCCGTAACGACGATGATCGAAGATGGATATCCGCGAAATGGGATTCAACGTGTCCATGAACATGCACTTGAGATGGCTGCACAGTTGGATGTCACCGCCATTGCGGATGGGACACGTCGCGATGACCGCGTCCCAACTATCTCACGGGCGCAAGCACAGAGTCTTGAGGATCGCCATGACATCGATTATCTTTCACCACTCAGTGGGTTTGGTCACCATGCGATTGATGAACTAGTCACAGAACGCCTGAGTATAGACACGGGACCCTCAGTTGAAATTCCGAAAAGTGATTATGAAACAGAACTCCGCACACTGATTGCTGACCGTGTCGGACCTGAGGCTGTCACATCTATCTTCCCAGCGCATACACAATCATATGTCAATCATCTCCGCTCCAATGATGACACATAACATAGATGAATAACGATGATCGTAATCTGAGCTATCTTCTCACCTCCATTTGATTATCGACTCTCGTCATATCGGTGATTGGCAATATGCTGTCTAATGTGGTTCAACAGCTTCAAGCGCAAGACTGCCGAAACGCGGCGTATGTATGACCGATTGAAGGGGTTTCGCGACTTTTACCCCCCCGAGATGACCGCTCGACGGCAAGTTATTGATATACTTGAGACGACCGCAACTCAGTATGGATTCCGTGAAGTGGGGACGCCAACGCTTGAACAGACACAAATGTATGTCGATAAGAGCGGTGAGGGTATTGAAGAAGAGTTGTATGCGTTTAGCGATGATGGCGGACGGGATGTAACATTAATACCCGAACTGACGCCGACGGTCGCACGGATGGTTGTTGACAAACAACAAGCACTTTCAAAGCCAATTAAATGGGTTTCCACGCGACCATTCTGGCGGTATGAGCAGGTCCAGCAAGGACGGTTCCGAGAATTTTACCAGACAAATGTCGATATCTTCGGTACTGCCGATCCAATAGCTGACGCTGAGATTCTTGCGTTTGCTGCTGACGCTTTGAGGAATCTTGGACTGACTGCATCTGACTTTGAGTTCCGAGTCTCACACCGTGATATCCTGAGCGGACTTTTAGCCTCGATTACGAATGATGATGCCGATATTGATATCCGCGCTGCCATCCGTGCAGTCGATAAGCGTGCGAAGATTGAGCAAGCGGAGTATCACGGACTACTCACCGATGCTGGACTTAGTTATGACCAAGCACAGTCATTTGATGATCTTCTAACAACGGCTGATTTAGATGAAATTGCAACTGTTGGCAACGATACAGTCACAACCGCAGTGCAAAATCTGCGCTCGGTCCTCGCTGCCGTTGATGATCTTGGTGTCGGTGAGTTTTGTGATATCTCATTAACAACTGCACGTGGACTCGATTATTACACTGGCGTTGTGTTTGAGTGCTTTGATGCAACCGGCGAGGTATCTCGATCTGTCTTTGGTGGGGGACGATATGATAACTTAATTGAAAGTTTTGGTGGGCAACCAACACCCGCGGTCGGAGTTGCTCCTGGTCTCGCACCATTGTCACTGTTATGCCAGCGTGCTGGTGTCTGGCCGACTGAGGAGTTGACAACAGACTATTACATTCTTACTGTCGGTGATACTCGCTCTGTTGCCACTCGAATTGCTCGTGAATTACGTGTAAGCAAAAACACTGTCGAGATTGATATTGCTGATCGGAGCTTCGGTGCACAGATGGGTTACGCAGACAGTATTAACGCTGAGACAGTCATCATCGTTGGAGAGCGGGATCTTGAGAATGATGAAATCACAATTAAAGATATGAATTCCGGTGATCAAACAACGGTTCCTGTGGAAGCATTCCCTGGCGATCATGATGCACCAACATACGAAGACGTAGTGTAATCAATCATTCACCGATATTACAGTATTATGACTCTCAAATACTACCTGCTCACGCCATTACGCCCCTAAGATGTCGGCTCAGATGCGTGCATTTCGGCTTGCATACGATGGACGTCCATTCTCTGGATTTCAGCGGCAACCGTCGGTGCCAACCGTTGAGGATTCGCTTTTTGATGCACTTGACTCACTTGATGTGTTTAACCGTGATACTGATTCGAAGCCATCAGGATACGCAGCAGCAGGCAGAACGGATGCTGGTGTATCAGCACTCAGACAAACAGTCGGATTTGAGTGCCCCTCATGGTGCACACCTCGAGCATTAAATAGTGAACTTCCTACAAGCGTCCGGGCATGGGCAAGTGCTGATGTTCAATCTGGATTTCATGCCACTCATGATGCTCTCCAACGGACATATACATATTATCTGTATGGACCAGAACTTGATATGAATCGGCTCAACACTGCTGCAGAGATACTTTCTGGTAAGCATGACTTCCACAATTTCACATCCGATGATGATGGCACGACACGCAAGTTATCGATCACACTCGAGTTTGATGATCCCTTCATTACTGCACGAATAACTGCTGATGGATTCCCCCGATCACTCATTCGTCGTCTTATGTCTGCACTTCGCGGCGTTGGCTCAGAGTCGATGACAATTGAAACACTTACAGGACTGTTGAATACAGTGCCACAAACCGGTCCAGATGGTATTCCGACAGCCTCCCCGGAACCACTTATTTTGACAAGGGTTACATATCCAGATGCTACTTTTCGAATAGATAATCGTGCAATTAACTCTCTCAAATCTGTTTTTACACATCGATATCAGCGCTGTCTTACCCAGGCACGTGTTGCTGAGCACATTGTGTCAAAATCAGGATCAGATCAGAACTAGTGACAAACTCAGACACTGACAGTAATGTACACGACGATGCCGACTCATAGACCCAATGAAATCACACTGAGTAGTACTCTTGAGCGGACTGTATCATATTCTAACTCGGACACTCACCGACTGGTAGGATATCATGATACGAACATTCCTCAAACGTATATACAAACATTATAAAATATCCTAAATTCATGTATTTGTCCCTAAATATTATGATAGTTGGGCAAAGATGCGGAATTAATGCCGCACTGTGAGAACTGTGGTTCATTTGTCACCGCGGAGTATGTACGCGTGTTTGCCCCTGAAGAACTGGATCGTCCTC from Haloquadratum walsbyi C23 harbors:
- a CDS encoding lysylphosphatidylglycerol synthase transmembrane domain-containing protein, with translation MNIDDIRTTIIGFGSVIIIFAALFAFAGVEELIATVRTANPQYVALVIGATLTWLFAWSVSLHTVLQTLDVHLSYAASFLVFAGAMFSNNVTPFGQAGGEPITAYLISRTADAEYETSLAAIASVDTLNLIPSITIALIGVGYFTTEVALGSRSNILLGSIVVITLATTILIFAYAAWRYRYEIEHRVVHALAPMIHWVADIVPRLPDIAEAEIETRIEGFFRAIERVAANPRQLAVALGASTIGWICQMTALWLAFRAIGIELRTTFILIIVPIATIAGVTPLPGGAGGIETVLVFLLLAAPLPHVTEAIAVTAVVIFRGAIYWVPVILGGGVVAWISSGANIGSPN
- a CDS encoding 30S ribosomal protein S19e gives rise to the protein MVSVYDVPADALIEDVADRLADRIEEPEWMAYAKSGQSRELPPQQDDFWYVRAASLLRKVAKNGPIGIDHLAAEYGGRKRGSNRYRVASDHSTTGSKNIIRTALQQLEDEGLVSTAKGQGRRISPEGQQFLDNAASDVLEELDRPELERYA
- a CDS encoding DNA-binding protein codes for the protein MSETPDDLDELRQQRMEELRDQADGQQSQTSDNTAAAQEAAREKAEAQQEALLKQHLTDGARQRLNAIEMSKPDFAEKVKKQLVTLAQSGRIQDRIDEDQMRELLQELKPDSKSYNIRRR
- a CDS encoding alpha hydrolase, whose translation is MDLAVLYSGGKDSSLAALLLEKFYDIHLITGSFGITDDWQHAAVAADQLGYSFETIELDQDVAEAAVTTMIEDGYPRNGIQRVHEHALEMAAQLDVTAIADGTRRDDRVPTISRAQAQSLEDRHDIDYLSPLSGFGHHAIDELVTERLSIDTGPSVEIPKSDYETELRTLIADRVGPEAVTSIFPAHTQSYVNHLRSNDDT
- the hisS gene encoding histidine--tRNA ligase, with protein sequence MYDRLKGFRDFYPPEMTARRQVIDILETTATQYGFREVGTPTLEQTQMYVDKSGEGIEEELYAFSDDGGRDVTLIPELTPTVARMVVDKQQALSKPIKWVSTRPFWRYEQVQQGRFREFYQTNVDIFGTADPIADAEILAFAADALRNLGLTASDFEFRVSHRDILSGLLASITNDDADIDIRAAIRAVDKRAKIEQAEYHGLLTDAGLSYDQAQSFDDLLTTADLDEIATVGNDTVTTAVQNLRSVLAAVDDLGVGEFCDISLTTARGLDYYTGVVFECFDATGEVSRSVFGGGRYDNLIESFGGQPTPAVGVAPGLAPLSLLCQRAGVWPTEELTTDYYILTVGDTRSVATRIARELRVSKNTVEIDIADRSFGAQMGYADSINAETVIIVGERDLENDEITIKDMNSGDQTTVPVEAFPGDHDAPTYEDVV
- the truA gene encoding tRNA pseudouridine(38-40) synthase TruA — translated: MRAFRLAYDGRPFSGFQRQPSVPTVEDSLFDALDSLDVFNRDTDSKPSGYAAAGRTDAGVSALRQTVGFECPSWCTPRALNSELPTSVRAWASADVQSGFHATHDALQRTYTYYLYGPELDMNRLNTAAEILSGKHDFHNFTSDDDGTTRKLSITLEFDDPFITARITADGFPRSLIRRLMSALRGVGSESMTIETLTGLLNTVPQTGPDGIPTASPEPLILTRVTYPDATFRIDNRAINSLKSVFTHRYQRCLTQARVAEHIVSKSGSDQN
- a CDS encoding DUF7563 family protein, translating into MPHCENCGSFVTAEYVRVFAPEELDRPRVCPNCDDKVRDGADVREARATRHS